A genome region from Acaryochloris thomasi RCC1774 includes the following:
- a CDS encoding putative bifunctional diguanylate cyclase/phosphodiesterase: MVVAFVGIHVPLLTLLVSFLVSSTFPMGLTVRVLIIGLCATLAGTICTLYALRDLLAPVVLTAKSLRDYANLRALPNLPTEFSDEVGLLMSNTSRTIQQLDQVIHYMASYDDLTGLPNQTLLSSRLQQRLSHAQQKHQFFAVSSFAIGNLDAVYSAFGKESSESFVRAVAQRLSLQFHESVLFSYLGGGLFTAVQTHSEESTNRAVLAQTILEALQEPFMLDEQEIYAVVNIGTSVYPYDSTEINQLLQHANAALNQAKQLGRNTHQFFASEMNVKLQERLSLENELRCALARNELQLHYQPRVETQSGRIVAVEALLRWHSPTRGWVSPGTFIPIAEDSGLILSLGTWILKTACRQNRLWQEAGLPPIRMAVNLSVHQLRQDNFGALVGDILAETQLDAASLELEVTESLMMDNMQQSIDTLQALGDRGITLALDDFGTGYSSLSYLRRFPIDTLKIDQSFVQNVLSDVGDAAITKTIIALAQNLQLNITAEGVETQEQFEFIKSQGCDEVQGFYFSRPILADHLTDLLQNGANLSKQSAPMS; this comes from the coding sequence ATGGTTGTTGCCTTTGTCGGTATCCATGTGCCTCTGTTGACCTTGCTGGTTAGTTTTTTGGTGTCATCGACTTTCCCGATGGGGCTTACCGTCCGAGTGCTCATAATTGGGCTTTGTGCGACTCTGGCCGGGACCATCTGTACGCTTTATGCGCTCCGTGATTTATTAGCCCCGGTGGTTCTAACCGCTAAGAGTCTGCGTGATTATGCCAATCTCAGGGCGTTGCCCAATCTGCCCACGGAGTTCTCTGATGAAGTGGGACTGCTCATGAGCAATACCTCTCGAACGATCCAACAGTTGGATCAAGTGATTCACTACATGGCAAGCTATGACGATCTCACTGGCTTGCCCAATCAAACTCTCTTGTCTAGCCGCCTGCAGCAAAGGCTCTCTCATGCGCAGCAGAAGCATCAATTCTTTGCTGTCTCATCTTTTGCCATCGGGAATCTAGACGCGGTTTATAGTGCGTTTGGCAAAGAGAGCAGTGAGTCCTTTGTTAGGGCCGTTGCTCAGCGCCTTAGTCTGCAGTTCCATGAGTCCGTTCTTTTTTCTTACTTGGGCGGTGGCTTATTCACCGCTGTTCAGACCCATTCTGAAGAGTCAACAAATCGAGCTGTCCTGGCCCAAACGATTCTCGAAGCGCTGCAGGAACCTTTCATGCTTGATGAGCAAGAAATCTATGCGGTCGTGAATATAGGCACGAGTGTCTACCCCTATGACAGTACTGAGATCAATCAACTGCTGCAGCATGCCAATGCTGCCCTGAATCAGGCCAAGCAATTGGGGCGAAATACCCATCAGTTTTTTGCCTCTGAAATGAATGTCAAACTGCAGGAGCGCCTCAGTCTTGAAAATGAACTGCGCTGCGCCCTCGCTAGAAATGAACTGCAGCTTCACTATCAACCTCGGGTCGAGACTCAGAGCGGTCGCATTGTGGCGGTTGAGGCGCTCCTGCGCTGGCATAGTCCAACTCGGGGCTGGGTTTCTCCTGGAACCTTCATCCCCATTGCTGAAGACAGCGGCCTCATTCTGTCGCTTGGAACCTGGATTCTCAAAACGGCCTGTCGCCAGAATCGACTGTGGCAGGAGGCGGGCTTACCTCCCATTCGCATGGCGGTTAATTTATCGGTTCATCAGCTGCGGCAAGATAACTTTGGGGCATTGGTGGGGGATATTTTGGCGGAAACTCAACTAGATGCCGCGTCGCTGGAGTTAGAGGTAACCGAAAGTCTGATGATGGACAATATGCAACAGTCCATCGATACTTTGCAGGCGCTGGGTGATCGGGGCATTACTTTGGCGCTAGATGATTTCGGTACAGGGTACTCCTCTCTTAGCTATCTGCGACGATTCCCGATTGATACGCTCAAGATTGATCAGTCCTTCGTTCAGAATGTTTTGTCTGATGTTGGGGATGCTGCGATTACCAAAACGATCATTGCCCTTGCCCAAAATCTACAGCTCAACATCACTGCAGAGGGTGTCGAAACGCAGGAACAGTTCGAGTTCATCAAGTCGCAGGGATGTGATGAGGTTCAGGGCTTTTACTTTAGCCGTCCGATCTTGGCCGATCATTTGACTGACCTACTGCAGAATGGTGCCAATTTATCTAAGCAAAGTGCGCCGATGTCTTAA
- a CDS encoding efflux RND transporter periplasmic adaptor subunit: MFFNLLALRLRLLTVGLVILTTACGTVSASDEANAPPTSDVIAVDVAIATPNKTQSAIYTGTTAPIREVLLRSQIQGQLQRLSVKVGDRIQQGQVLGQQDDDVLTGSVNEARAQREAQVAEVASARSQVGAVSTQVEQARLGLVQAKGNILQLQNAVRARTEEARLQVRQTQSDAVRLTQLAKDGAISEQRAEQARTQAQQAQQNLVNIQASGIQEITQAQTAVKTAAQVLQAAESQVAMEQGTVDAAQMRVLAQQSVLNQAQKQRTNAVLTAPLTGIVMERLAEEGNLLQAGDEVLRLGDFKQVKVIVQVSERLLSQLRVGQQTQITLDAFPQRNFSGKITRISPLANSARLLPVEIVMANNGKIGSGLLARVSFVQPQQQRVWIPETALQTNGGRRRPSTGKAPQASPGSNSHADSAAQKPDSIENQATLFVLETESPEPRVASRSVVLGERRNGQVEIIQGLSPGESFVSRSSEPLKDQTAVSLSAISESPENR, from the coding sequence ATGTTCTTTAATCTCTTGGCGCTGAGGTTGCGCTTGTTGACGGTGGGGCTGGTGATCCTAACCACGGCCTGTGGTACGGTCAGTGCTTCTGATGAGGCTAATGCGCCCCCAACGTCTGATGTGATTGCCGTGGATGTTGCGATCGCAACTCCCAATAAAACCCAGTCTGCTATCTATACCGGAACGACGGCACCGATTCGGGAAGTCTTGTTGCGATCGCAAATCCAAGGCCAGCTGCAGCGGCTGAGCGTGAAAGTGGGCGATCGCATCCAGCAGGGCCAGGTTCTGGGACAGCAGGATGACGACGTGCTCACCGGATCTGTGAACGAAGCCCGTGCCCAGCGTGAAGCCCAGGTGGCAGAGGTTGCCAGTGCCCGCAGCCAGGTGGGAGCTGTCAGTACCCAAGTTGAACAGGCTCGTTTGGGCTTGGTGCAGGCAAAAGGAAACATCCTGCAGCTTCAGAATGCTGTGCGGGCGCGTACTGAAGAGGCCCGCCTCCAGGTGCGGCAAACGCAATCAGACGCCGTTCGCCTGACTCAGCTTGCTAAAGACGGTGCTATCTCCGAGCAACGGGCAGAACAAGCCCGCACCCAAGCCCAGCAGGCTCAACAGAACTTGGTCAATATCCAGGCCAGCGGTATTCAAGAGATCACTCAGGCTCAAACAGCCGTCAAAACAGCGGCCCAGGTGCTACAGGCGGCAGAATCCCAAGTGGCCATGGAGCAAGGCACCGTTGATGCGGCTCAAATGCGCGTACTGGCTCAGCAATCCGTTCTCAACCAAGCTCAAAAACAGCGCACCAACGCTGTGCTGACGGCTCCCCTAACGGGAATTGTGATGGAGCGTCTGGCTGAAGAAGGAAATTTGCTGCAGGCTGGGGATGAAGTTCTCCGTCTGGGTGACTTTAAGCAGGTCAAAGTCATTGTCCAAGTTTCAGAACGCTTGCTGTCTCAGTTGCGCGTTGGTCAACAGACTCAAATTACCTTGGATGCCTTTCCGCAGCGTAACTTCAGCGGTAAAATCACCCGAATTTCACCCCTTGCTAACTCCGCTCGTCTGCTGCCGGTGGAAATTGTAATGGCCAATAACGGTAAGATCGGCAGCGGTCTATTGGCGCGGGTGAGCTTTGTTCAACCCCAACAGCAGCGGGTGTGGATTCCTGAGACAGCGCTGCAAACGAATGGGGGCCGCAGGCGGCCATCCACGGGGAAAGCACCCCAGGCTTCGCCCGGATCAAATTCCCATGCGGATTCCGCTGCTCAAAAGCCTGATTCAATCGAGAACCAAGCCACTCTATTTGTGCTGGAGACAGAGAGTCCCGAGCCTCGCGTTGCTTCTCGCTCTGTGGTTTTGGGGGAGCGTCGGAATGGTCAAGTTGAGATCATTCAGGGATTGAGTCCGGGGGAGTCCTTCGTGAGCCGCAGCAGTGAGCCGCTCAAGGATCAGACTGCCGTGAGCCTCAGCGCCATTTCAGAATCACCGGAGAACCGCTAG
- a CDS encoding efflux RND transporter permease subunit, with product MLTLAVVVLGVFFLSTLQVDLLPAITYPRIGVRIDAPGVSPEVAVDEVTEPLEEALAATEGVVQVYSQTREGRISLDLFFQPGGDIDQALNDATATLNRARGGLPDTIEQPRLFKFDPSQLPVYELALTSPGLTKSQLRVFAEETLVRELGIVPGVSSVEVSGAAPEEVRINVDLNRLQAVGVGLTSVLDVLRQRNQDTSGGRLQGNLAEPLTRTVGQFKSVPEIENLILNGAAGTGSNDESDGAATAGQQIYLRDVADVIDGAAEQRVFVNLNQTPAVKVSLQKQPDANTVEVVDGVKAQLDYLRQQGSIPSGMVIIPTLDEAVFIRNAIRNVAIAGLSGMVLATLAVLLFLGSLRQTLIIVLAIPLATLGAIILMRLFGLSLNVFSLGGLALGVGIVVDNSIVMLETIVQGTRSSRHAGSQALLRQAEQSSRQVESALVASTSTNLVAVLPFLLIGGFIALLFNELLLTISFAIATSILIALTVVPMMASRLLTIRWSSRVGQSWFLVTFREQFERATRSYQGSLARVLRWRWGVVAIATLILGGSSLLMFDQIPQEILPPINTGQASFSARFPPGTTLEQNRIVTARVEEILAEQPETDYAFITAGGFLFGTNVSENPQRANGTITLKPNTDVEAFAERVGQAVEKLNLVDIRIGIRPGRVRGLITSNSPIRGADLDILLQGSDSRTLNQAGLMVIGLLDEQVSAAQFQPDNDPRQSELQIYPDWERVAALGLSAQQIGDTVHTAVDGLVPTQLQRDNRLVDIRVQLDPASIRTEEQLAQLPLFATGNQQIRLADVARIEPGQAPVEIKRINQRPVYLIAGNLEDGARLSDAIKEVETAFAGLDLPAGVARLPSTIAQSNQELQQSLQLLGGLAVFLVFVVMAVQYNSLIDPLVILFTIPLALTGGIFGLYVSQTSMGATVIVGVVLLVGIVVNNAIIMVELANQIYVQSNQDRQAAILQAAPQRLKPILMTTMTTVLGMFPLALGIGQGSEFLQPLGIVVFAGLSLATLLTLFIIPCVYLMLHDDLPRRSRPQARQPSFPLAASRVILKGKGRRIK from the coding sequence ATGCTGACGTTGGCCGTTGTGGTTTTGGGGGTCTTCTTCCTTTCGACCCTGCAGGTGGATCTGCTGCCTGCGATTACCTATCCCCGCATTGGGGTTCGCATCGATGCCCCCGGTGTTTCACCCGAGGTGGCGGTGGACGAGGTGACGGAGCCTTTAGAAGAAGCCCTTGCGGCCACGGAAGGCGTGGTGCAGGTGTACTCGCAAACGCGGGAAGGGCGGATCAGTCTTGATCTGTTTTTTCAGCCCGGTGGCGATATTGATCAGGCGCTTAATGACGCGACGGCCACCCTCAATCGCGCCCGTGGCGGTTTGCCCGATACGATTGAGCAGCCCCGCCTCTTTAAGTTTGATCCCTCACAGCTTCCGGTCTATGAGCTGGCCTTAACCTCGCCTGGATTAACGAAGTCACAACTGCGCGTCTTCGCGGAAGAAACTCTGGTACGGGAGCTGGGGATTGTCCCCGGCGTGTCTTCGGTGGAGGTCTCGGGTGCAGCTCCTGAAGAGGTGCGGATCAATGTCGATCTCAACCGATTACAGGCGGTTGGGGTGGGGCTGACCTCGGTGCTCGATGTCCTTCGCCAGCGTAATCAAGATACCTCGGGGGGCCGTTTGCAGGGGAACCTGGCCGAGCCTCTAACGCGAACGGTGGGCCAGTTTAAGTCTGTACCTGAGATTGAAAACTTGATTTTAAATGGGGCAGCGGGAACCGGCTCGAATGATGAATCTGACGGAGCGGCGACAGCCGGACAGCAAATCTATTTACGAGATGTGGCAGACGTCATTGATGGCGCTGCTGAACAGCGGGTCTTCGTTAACCTCAACCAGACGCCTGCGGTCAAGGTGAGCCTGCAAAAGCAGCCCGACGCCAATACCGTAGAGGTGGTGGATGGCGTTAAGGCCCAGCTTGATTATCTGCGCCAGCAGGGCAGCATTCCTAGCGGCATGGTGATTATTCCGACGCTGGATGAGGCGGTGTTTATTCGTAACGCGATTCGCAACGTTGCGATCGCAGGTCTGAGCGGCATGGTGCTAGCCACGCTGGCTGTTCTACTGTTCTTGGGTTCCCTGCGACAGACCCTGATTATTGTGCTGGCGATCCCCTTGGCAACCCTGGGGGCGATTATTCTCATGCGGCTCTTTGGCCTGTCGCTGAATGTCTTTAGTCTAGGGGGCTTGGCGCTTGGGGTCGGCATTGTCGTAGACAACTCCATTGTCATGCTGGAGACCATCGTTCAGGGGACGCGTTCGTCCAGGCATGCCGGTTCCCAGGCACTGCTGAGACAGGCAGAGCAGAGCAGTCGTCAGGTAGAGTCAGCCTTGGTGGCCTCCACCAGTACGAATTTAGTTGCAGTTCTGCCGTTTTTGCTCATTGGTGGCTTCATTGCTCTGCTGTTTAATGAGCTGCTGCTCACGATCAGCTTCGCCATTGCCACCTCGATTTTGATTGCCCTCACGGTTGTGCCGATGATGGCCTCTCGCTTGCTCACGATTCGCTGGTCGAGTCGGGTGGGGCAATCCTGGTTTTTAGTGACCTTTCGAGAGCAGTTTGAGCGAGCGACCCGTAGCTATCAGGGAAGCTTGGCGCGAGTTTTGCGGTGGCGATGGGGCGTGGTTGCGATCGCAACCCTGATCCTAGGCGGCAGCAGTCTGTTGATGTTCGATCAAATCCCGCAAGAAATTTTGCCCCCCATCAACACGGGGCAAGCCTCTTTCTCTGCTCGATTTCCTCCTGGCACCACCCTAGAGCAGAACCGCATCGTCACCGCCCGCGTCGAAGAAATCTTGGCGGAGCAGCCCGAGACCGACTATGCCTTCATCACGGCGGGTGGTTTTTTGTTTGGAACGAATGTCTCTGAAAATCCTCAGCGGGCCAACGGCACCATTACCCTGAAGCCGAATACCGATGTTGAAGCCTTTGCTGAGCGGGTGGGGCAAGCCGTTGAAAAACTCAACCTTGTTGATATTCGCATTGGTATTCGGCCTGGACGGGTGCGCGGTTTGATTACCAGCAACTCCCCCATTCGCGGTGCCGATCTCGATATCCTACTGCAGGGCAGCGATTCTCGCACCTTAAATCAGGCGGGGTTGATGGTGATCGGATTGCTGGATGAACAAGTCTCCGCAGCCCAATTTCAGCCCGACAACGATCCTCGGCAGTCTGAGCTGCAAATATACCCCGACTGGGAACGCGTCGCAGCGTTAGGACTCTCGGCACAGCAGATTGGTGACACTGTTCACACTGCTGTGGATGGACTAGTGCCGACGCAGCTTCAGCGCGACAACCGCCTCGTCGACATTCGCGTCCAGCTTGATCCGGCCTCTATTCGAACAGAGGAGCAGCTCGCGCAACTGCCGCTGTTTGCCACCGGGAACCAGCAAATTCGCCTAGCGGATGTTGCCAGAATTGAACCCGGTCAAGCTCCCGTTGAGATTAAGCGCATTAACCAGCGGCCCGTTTACCTGATTGCGGGTAACTTAGAAGATGGGGCGCGTCTGAGTGATGCCATCAAGGAAGTCGAGACGGCTTTTGCCGGTCTAGATCTCCCCGCTGGTGTGGCGCGGTTGCCAAGCACCATTGCCCAGAGCAATCAAGAACTACAGCAATCGCTCCAGCTTTTGGGAGGGCTGGCGGTGTTTTTGGTGTTCGTCGTCATGGCCGTGCAGTACAACTCGCTGATTGATCCTCTGGTAATTCTGTTCACAATTCCGCTGGCGCTCACGGGAGGAATCTTTGGCCTTTACGTTAGCCAAACCTCGATGGGAGCCACGGTGATTGTGGGCGTGGTCCTACTGGTGGGGATTGTGGTGAATAACGCCATCATTATGGTGGAGCTGGCGAATCAAATCTATGTCCAATCGAATCAAGATCGCCAAGCGGCTATTCTGCAGGCGGCTCCCCAGCGACTTAAGCCTATTTTGATGACCACAATGACCACGGTGTTGGGGATGTTTCCGCTGGCGCTGGGCATTGGTCAAGGGTCGGAATTCCTGCAGCCGTTGGGCATTGTGGTGTTTGCTGGTCTTTCGCTGGCGACGTTGCTGACGCTGTTTATTATTCCCTGTGTGTATCTAATGCTGCATGATGATCTGCCGCGGCGGTCTCGTCCTCAAGCAAGGCAGCCCTCCTTTCCTCTTGCTGCATCTCGCGTGATCTTGAAAGGCAAGGGTCGTCGGATAAAGTAG
- the dps gene encoding DNA starvation/stationary phase protection protein Dps, giving the protein MVASTHKTTKHRFYPSRIDLPMGTREQVVDTLSLTLATSLDLKTQIKQAHWNVKGMDFYQLHNLFDELAGEIEGYVDMVAERITALGSVARGTARVAAAESLLSEYPMNAVAGSEHVQALADAYATYARHVRDAISSTEEAGDSDTADLYTEISRTADMRLWFLEAHLIDKETRL; this is encoded by the coding sequence ATGGTTGCAAGCACTCACAAAACGACGAAGCATCGCTTTTATCCCAGCCGTATTGATTTACCGATGGGTACCCGTGAGCAGGTTGTGGATACGCTGAGTTTGACCCTTGCCACCAGCTTGGATCTCAAAACTCAGATCAAGCAGGCCCACTGGAACGTAAAGGGGATGGATTTCTACCAGCTTCACAACCTATTCGATGAACTTGCGGGCGAAATCGAAGGCTATGTCGATATGGTTGCTGAGCGAATCACAGCACTAGGATCCGTCGCACGAGGGACGGCCCGAGTGGCGGCAGCGGAATCACTGCTGTCAGAATATCCAATGAATGCGGTGGCAGGGTCTGAGCATGTGCAAGCGCTGGCAGATGCCTATGCTACCTATGCCCGTCATGTGAGAGATGCGATCTCATCTACAGAAGAGGCAGGCGATTCAGACACAGCAGATCTGTACACCGAAATCTCGCGCACTGCGGACATGCGTTTGTGGTTCCTGGAGGCCCATCTGATCGACAAAGAAACTCGGCTATAG
- a CDS encoding DUF2945 domain-containing protein has translation MTYLPLAARVCLSLIFIKAAKGQNVTWAWGNRQAEGKVQEIHHSSITRKIKGNEVTRNGSENNPALVN, from the coding sequence ATGACATACTTACCCCTAGCTGCTCGCGTCTGCTTATCACTCATTTTTATCAAAGCAGCTAAAGGTCAGAACGTCACTTGGGCCTGGGGAAACAGACAAGCGGAGGGTAAGGTTCAAGAGATCCATCACTCTTCGATCACACGTAAGATCAAAGGTAATGAAGTGACTCGCAACGGTTCCGAGAATAATCCGGCTCTCGTTAATTGA
- a CDS encoding FAD-dependent oxidoreductase, with product MKATRLFNILLTALAPISWGTTYVVATEFLPLGHPLLVAAMRSLPIGLLLIIGLRKLPQGIWWWRMLVLGGLNIGVFQALLFIAAYRLPGGVAATAGAIQPLLVGLFAWMILSEQPSRRSILAAVAGFIGVGLLVLGPSARLDSIGIIAALASAGAMGLGTVLVKRWKPPVSLIVFTAWQLTVGGLMLLPVALVTEGPFEQITRANLWGFAYLGLVGTGLAYALWFRGIAKLNPTAASYLGLLSPLVASLIGYFFLQETFTAIQLIGAGVVLGSILIGSQTHSTPKNHQRIVIIGAGFAGIRAAQKLSQTGAEIVIIDRNNYHTFIPLLYQVATGFIAPSVIAYPIRNWIRRIPHSRFWLGAVKQLDLDRQQVITDTGDLEYDYLILATGSQTRFLGVPGAPEHTFALRTLEDAIALRHQILWSLEQADQTNESQYLTFVIVGGGPTGIELAGALKELLAGPFRRDYPNLDLSKARILLIQSGETLLPGLPRSLGRYTLRQLQRRGIEVRLSTKVTAVSPQGTALSDNRHIAAATVIWTAGVLADKPSLSHPEDWDGVIGTARQQKVVVEPTLQLAHYPTVYMAGDVAHVEQGDEVLIGVAPEALQQGGAVAKNIQRQMQGCDPQPFSYFDKGRAAIIARHAGVAYLLSKIKVTGPLGWLTWLVIHLYYLPGIGNRFALLSSWLRDYILRDRNHRQIFRANPRTKILQSHLGEDS from the coding sequence GTGAAAGCAACTCGCCTCTTCAACATTCTGCTCACGGCACTGGCTCCTATCTCATGGGGGACAACCTATGTGGTGGCGACTGAGTTTTTGCCATTAGGTCATCCGTTGTTGGTGGCCGCGATGCGATCGCTTCCCATAGGACTGCTGCTAATCATAGGGCTGCGGAAGCTTCCCCAAGGCATCTGGTGGTGGCGGATGCTGGTTTTAGGGGGTCTCAATATTGGCGTTTTTCAGGCATTGTTGTTCATTGCAGCCTATCGCCTTCCAGGGGGCGTTGCCGCCACAGCCGGAGCGATTCAGCCTTTATTGGTCGGGCTATTTGCCTGGATGATTCTGAGTGAGCAGCCCTCTAGGCGTTCTATTCTTGCAGCAGTAGCGGGCTTTATCGGTGTGGGTCTGTTAGTGCTTGGCCCCAGCGCACGTCTAGATAGCATAGGCATCATTGCAGCCCTGGCCAGTGCGGGCGCTATGGGGCTAGGGACCGTACTGGTGAAGCGCTGGAAGCCTCCTGTTTCTCTGATTGTGTTCACGGCATGGCAGCTAACGGTGGGGGGACTGATGCTATTGCCGGTGGCCTTGGTCACAGAGGGACCGTTTGAGCAGATCACCCGCGCTAATCTATGGGGATTTGCCTATTTGGGTCTAGTGGGCACAGGGTTAGCCTACGCACTTTGGTTCCGAGGAATCGCAAAGTTGAATCCCACTGCGGCCTCCTATCTGGGACTGCTCAGCCCCTTAGTGGCCTCTCTGATTGGATATTTCTTTTTACAAGAGACGTTCACCGCAATTCAACTGATCGGGGCTGGGGTTGTGCTGGGCAGTATCTTGATCGGCTCACAGACTCATTCAACACCCAAGAATCATCAGCGAATCGTGATTATCGGTGCAGGGTTTGCAGGCATCCGAGCGGCCCAAAAGCTCTCTCAAACCGGAGCTGAGATTGTAATCATAGATCGCAACAACTACCACACCTTCATTCCGCTGCTCTATCAGGTTGCCACCGGCTTCATTGCGCCCAGCGTGATTGCCTATCCGATTCGCAACTGGATCCGGCGCATTCCTCATAGTCGCTTTTGGCTCGGGGCGGTAAAGCAGCTCGATTTAGACAGGCAGCAGGTGATCACCGATACTGGCGATCTGGAGTATGACTATCTAATTTTGGCAACGGGGAGCCAAACACGTTTTCTGGGAGTGCCCGGAGCACCGGAGCATACGTTTGCCTTGCGGACCCTGGAGGATGCGATCGCACTTCGTCACCAAATTCTCTGGAGTTTGGAACAGGCTGACCAAACAAATGAATCTCAGTACCTAACGTTTGTGATCGTCGGAGGTGGTCCCACTGGAATCGAGTTAGCAGGCGCACTTAAAGAGCTATTGGCGGGGCCCTTTCGTCGAGACTATCCCAACCTTGATTTGTCAAAAGCACGAATTCTCTTAATTCAGTCTGGCGAGACTCTATTACCCGGATTGCCCAGATCACTGGGGCGCTACACCCTCCGACAGCTTCAGCGACGTGGGATAGAGGTTCGTTTATCCACAAAAGTAACGGCGGTCTCGCCCCAAGGTACAGCTCTCTCCGATAACAGACACATTGCGGCTGCCACAGTCATTTGGACTGCAGGGGTTTTGGCAGATAAACCCAGCCTGTCGCACCCTGAAGACTGGGATGGCGTAATTGGCACCGCTCGTCAGCAAAAAGTTGTCGTGGAGCCAACCCTGCAGCTTGCTCACTATCCAACGGTGTATATGGCTGGAGATGTTGCCCACGTTGAACAGGGGGATGAAGTTCTGATCGGCGTGGCCCCCGAAGCACTCCAGCAGGGGGGCGCAGTGGCTAAAAATATCCAGCGGCAGATGCAGGGATGCGACCCTCAGCCCTTTTCATACTTCGATAAAGGACGCGCCGCGATTATTGCCCGTCATGCGGGTGTGGCTTATTTGCTCAGCAAAATCAAGGTGACCGGACCGCTGGGATGGTTAACTTGGCTCGTCATTCACCTCTACTACTTACCCGGCATCGGCAATCGCTTCGCCCTGCTGAGTAGCTGGCTGCGGGACTATATTTTGCGAGATCGCAACCATCGACAGATCTTCCGCGCCAATCCACGCACAAAAATCCTTCAATCCCACTTAGGAGAAGACTCATGA
- a CDS encoding roadblock/LC7 domain-containing protein, with protein sequence MLTDLGQLIYTSFPGAGLKRVCSNQIPLDIQDAFLHQVVYKNWNSYNPPSSGEQAVYLYQPNLESCIFGWLYSDSIDEHNRHIPYFLGYYLENTLNTSYLQQVLTCIQKGPIGFWNYSSAPDQYPNLVSIEDVNTYDAAREGLHLSSDFCDTLHVDLGMEKELNFFNFSKRESSQAIILIDEHLDREVDDGDRDLLREEESKADEKPAINTSELIELILQNLIQKPLEIQSAFLVSAEGQLLTPAMNIDKDSALIIAGTMIYLAQSTSTELQWEKIEKICIQGTEGYMILASCTPDCFLLIQANKVLMGLLDGEVNRVIQKIRAILLTHQSDTHSSEDETNIKNLSQVSSNSKSTKSKPVMYRGNPIQREP encoded by the coding sequence ATGCTCACAGACCTAGGACAGCTAATCTATACTAGTTTTCCTGGCGCGGGCTTAAAAAGAGTCTGTAGCAACCAGATACCGCTAGACATTCAAGACGCCTTTCTACATCAAGTTGTTTATAAAAACTGGAACTCCTATAATCCTCCAAGTTCTGGAGAGCAGGCAGTTTATCTTTATCAGCCAAACTTAGAGAGCTGCATCTTTGGCTGGCTTTATAGTGACAGTATTGATGAGCACAATCGCCACATTCCATATTTCCTAGGATATTATCTAGAAAATACCTTGAATACCAGCTATTTACAGCAAGTCCTAACCTGTATACAAAAAGGACCCATTGGTTTTTGGAACTACAGCAGCGCCCCCGACCAATATCCAAATCTAGTCAGCATTGAAGACGTTAACACTTACGATGCAGCTCGAGAAGGGTTACATCTTTCATCTGATTTTTGCGATACCCTGCATGTAGATCTGGGCATGGAGAAAGAACTCAATTTCTTTAATTTCTCTAAGCGAGAATCTTCGCAAGCCATCATCTTAATAGATGAGCATTTAGATAGGGAGGTGGACGATGGAGATAGAGATCTCCTAAGAGAGGAAGAATCAAAAGCAGATGAAAAACCTGCGATAAATACATCAGAACTAATCGAGCTTATTTTACAGAATCTAATTCAGAAACCGCTCGAAATTCAATCAGCTTTTTTGGTTTCTGCAGAAGGCCAGCTACTTACTCCTGCAATGAATATAGATAAAGATAGTGCTCTAATCATCGCGGGAACTATGATTTATTTAGCGCAGAGTACGAGTACAGAGTTACAGTGGGAAAAAATCGAAAAAATTTGCATCCAAGGAACAGAAGGATATATGATTTTGGCTTCCTGTACGCCTGATTGTTTTTTACTCATTCAAGCTAATAAGGTACTGATGGGGCTACTGGATGGGGAAGTCAACCGTGTCATACAAAAGATTAGGGCTATTTTACTGACTCATCAATCTGACACACATTCTTCAGAAGATGAGACAAACATAAAGAATCTATCTCAAGTGAGCAGCAACTCCAAATCAACAAAAAGCAAGCCTGTCATGTATCGTGGAAATCCCATCCAACGAGAACCTTAA